cagtttaatttgaattacttctaAGCTAGATATGCAGTTTCCAACTAGTTTCTAAGAATTTGCTTATTCTCCATCACAATGCCAGAGTCTGTGTTCAACACAAACAGGCCAGGGCAAATGATCCGCAGACCCAGACTGTTGATATGAAAGGCCCCCACTGTGAAATGTGAATGCCCCAAAATTCTTCAGATAAGAACCATCCTGGCATTCTTTGGCATCTTTTCCAAAGCAGGGCTGTATCACAAACAGGTTATTTGTAGCCCAattgattgaagggttaggatcttcatAGTGGGAGATTTTGGGGGCATCCCACAGAGGTGCTCATCGGGTCATCAAATGGATAaccgatcatggaccccactttcagAAATTGGAATATCCGAGTACAATTTCTCATCAATATATCCGGGCATGTGAGACCCATGCATGTTATTCAAATAGAACATAACATGGATTCATTGTACccctgagttaactcagttgaaTTAGCATTTTGTGTTCTTGGTGCACATGAAGCATGTTGAAAAACAAGAGGAACCGAAATTACTTGACAATGCCAAAGATGAGAGAAGGCTGATTCTGTTTCACTCCTGTTTGATGGATACCTAGAATATGAATTTCCAAAACCTGTACATAAAGTTAGAATAGTTTAATCAATGACATGAGAAAAGCAAACTTGAAAATTCAGGTGAAATTAACAGTGTCCATCCCAATCTGGATTCATATTCACATGAAGGGTGATAATGCTTGACTTTGACTAAGATTTCTTCCTAAAACCCATTCAAGGAATTTTCCATAGGTTCTCTTCTACATGCATTTAAATGAAGAACTAGATAAACCGTAAGACAATATAGCTGTTGACCCCTGAATAAATCTTAACAGAGATGTGACTGCTTTCAGTTTGTGTATTTAGTTTTAGGATGTAAGAGAAGGATCGTCAATAAGACAAAGCTGTCATTGAGATCTGTGCAATCCACTACAGTACTTCCATTACAACTCAGCATGAGCCCCACGTCTCCACACAAGAGATGAACATCAAAGAAGTCCAAATGGACTACAATACTGTTCTGAGTCATGAACATACAAAACGCAACAAGTGAAATCCTTGAGCAGCATTGTATGATGGaatcatggggaagaaaagagagatgcaTGCCTGCTAAAAGATGGGTCTTCAACAGTACCATCACAAACCTTCTTGAATGTATGCATCAGGCTTCCCAATCCCATGTTGTAAAGCTACACCTGAAAGTATAGGGGAATGAGATAGCAGATCTTGCAGCAAAATGGATCAGATGTGGAGCACAAAAAACAATATAAAAAGGAACCATTGATATATCCAACTTTGAATACAAGGGCTTATGAACCATAAATTACTTTTGTAACTTCTAATTGAAAGGTAACTCCACCTGGAAAATTTGGAAGCAACAAGCcattgaaaaatgaagacaagTGTTCCAAGAGAGACTATCTGCACAGATTCTTAGGCTGCAACATGCACATCTCACTTACTTTCAAGCTCCCTCCTCACTACACCAAATTTCCAATGTCGGAACGGTTGATTCCTAAATGGTTTAAGAACAGTTTTCAACCGTGGGTAAATAGGGCATCGCAAATAATTagggaaaattttaatttaggaatggttaaaattttcaatttagaaATAGTTCTAAACCCTTGTTAATTTTAGGAACAATATTTTTTCCTAAAAGCCATGCAACTACTGGAAAAGGTcggtaatttttttttctattggaacctttatttttaaaaaatatttgaagCCCACGGAATGTTGCCATACAATTCAAAATAAATACTAAACAAATATTGTACAATTTtactataaaaaatatataatatttacaacaataagttgaaaattgtccaaatgcattaaaagaaaaatcctcCATGTGGACCACTCCTAGCTTGGTCAATACAGCTAGCTATCTCCAACCTCAGGTTGAGATTTTCCATCATATGTTCCCAAACGTAAAACAACTTCTACAAAAGAACCATTctgttcattaaaaaaaaaaaagatgataagGTACTTCCAATGACACGACTGAAAAGGCCATCAAGCCTCACATCAACATTTACACTGATTCAAACAATAAGCAAGCACCAGTTGTTTCAATAGGTCGAGTAACTTTAATAGTTATATAACAGCAAAAGCATATTACCCCCAAAGCTAACTTTGATTCTTGCTTTGCAATAAGATATGTAATGTCTGAATGCAGCTGCTTGATTCTTAGATCAGTAACTTTTCCCTGCACGGTACGAATGTTAAGAATCAAGAACAAAACAAGAGAACCGTTATAGGTAACTGGGAGAGTAGATTTTTTAATCCCACTTTGTGGGTAAGATCTTGgttgttgatctggtgggctacAACGTAAATATGCCATAGCCCGAAAATATGTTGGTccggtcatcaggtgggccatactctatGATAAAACAAATAGATAGAAAATTGACCAACAGTCCACATTGattacacaagtggcccactttATGACCAGATTGATTTTCTGGCAATGGCTCATAAATGGTGGAGCCAAGAAGCCAGGCCAATGGGCCCATGCCAGGgactagaaaaatcaaaattttgaacaaCACTAGTCTGAAGGCCTGGCCTGACCAGTCCAAAATCCAGGCTCGAGTCCGACCCATTTTCTCCAGTTGCCACCTCCTATcaatgagaaaagaaaagaaaaagattgaaATTGGACTTGATGGTGGGTCACCAGCTCAAGCCCCTACTTCCAGTCACCCAACAACAGAGAGCTCCCCATCCTTTCCTGTTAAAATATTCTATATCCCAACATGGAAAAGATAGATCACATGTTTGGACATCACAAACTGAATACTTGTAAGATTCATAGGCAAACAGCTGCACAACACTATATAAAATTATGTGTACCACCTGTGCTAGATAGCCTTTCCAATAGCCCTTACTGCCCTCCTTCCCAATCAACATAATGGCCTTGTAAAAATTGCAGGCGGAGGCACAGACAAAATTGTAGAGTCTTCAAGACAGTGGCAAGGAGGTTGAAGGATGAAGCTATGTCCCGCAAAACCAGGATCTATTAATGCAGATATTTTATCCCCTGATGATGGTCACCAAAAAGGGGTAAGAGCGAGACTCACTTGAACACATGAAACTACTTCAACAATTCCTTGTCCTTGTCATCCATGAGATACATATAAGCTCCAAAGCAATGCATatctggagaaaaaaaaaaacaaaaaaatttgcCTATTTCAACACAAGCAAATCTGATATGTTAGAGGAAAAACAGTCACACAAGCAAATACATGTAATTGCTGAATGCGCACCATTAATAATTCGGGGGTAAAGACAAAACAGTTCTGCAAACCTACgcataccttatatatatatgggtgtatcCGAACATATATATATGCGGAATATGAAACCTTAggggtatattttatatatatatattctggtgggccataggaaagagaaatcaaatcaagggaggaaacattcatttttcatggcccaccacagttttggttcaaagtaaaaattggtacctgGGGGTTTCATAAggcatcttaaatgatttgtggacattcagattttcaagacaataataaggatgaTCAATAGGGCTCCACTCcaagtgtgtgtatatatatatatatatatatatgagaatttGAAACCAATAGAAACTTCAAAAGGCCAAGAGATTGTGCTACTAATCAGTTCAACTTTCCTATTCGGGTGTGATGAACAACCACCATTTGTATAGCAGACATcaagtttttttcttttaaataatgcAAATTCAGTAAAAAGAATTCGGCATAGTTCACTCCTAACCATGTATATTTCCATGTGGTGCCTTTATTTTTCTAACAAGACAACAACCAAGATATATGGTAgacatgcattaaaaaaaaaaaaaaaacatcctgcCAGAAAAGAATCcataaacaaattcaaattcaaatttaaatataGTCTAAATTTGTATAAAGCTAGATGCAGAACTTTAGTTGACTGTGTATGATCTGAGCTCCGAACCTGGGTAAAATCTGAATCAACTACAGAATCAAAAGTAAATATCTGATCTTCAAtcaaaagaaggaatagattttTCTTCATTACCCTGCAAGCTTCCCAGCAAGATAAGAGGAAAGGCTTCTCGAAATTGTAATTGCTCTTAGCAGAAATCTCATAATATTGGAGATTCTTCTTTCGGTGGAAAGTAACCTGCTTTCCTTTCACCTGCCTGTTCTTGACGTCAACCTTGTTGCCACATAGAACAATGGGGAGGTTCTCACAAACCCTGATTGCAAACCCTGCATCAATGTCAAATGTGCTATCAAAGCATGTTGGTGATAATAACTGGAAAAGCTTTAAAAAAGTTAGTTGAGGCTTCAAAGAAAATGCACCAGCAGAAATCACGGTGCCACGTAGGAACATTTTTGTATGTTAAACGGGCTGTGACATCGAACATGATGATCGCACATTGGCCATGGTTACTGCACAAAATAAGTCCAGTTTCAATGGAAGAAACAAAAGAATCCACTAAATTTTCCTGCTGCAGTAAAATTAATTCACATGATACATTTGAGAGACTCCATGCTCATTCATGCAAGGTGATTTTTAACCATGCTAATGCATCAAATTTCTAGAAATGCAAGCAAGAGAACAAGGCATTATGTACCAAAAGCATGAACTACATAACAAAGGAATTGACCTTAGTGAAAAATATAGTGAATACACccaaaaaaaagtaacttatcaaCAAAGCTTGCAAGCTTCCTAGTTAGATTAGGGAAGAGCATCAGCACAAACGTATGAAACAGTATGGTATAACAAGCTTGTCGATAATAGGACTAGTCTCAGGAAGCACCCAGCTATTCCAAGTGGCAGGAAACAAGTGGCATACATGGTAAATTTACATTATATTACAtagtaaatttaaaattttataaatgtcagtaatcaaaatttaaaatggtTACACTCATATACATAAGCAGAAAGAAAAAATGTCTGTATTTAACAGTGTCAGACAATTTGCACAATTGTGAAGGCCATTTGCCTTTGGTAGTAGAGGTTATCAGGTCAAATCTCCATCTTTGACCTGTTGTATATTGCTCAGatacccaaaatcatatttgaTTACACAAGGCTGACATTGGATAAATAAAAATTAGATGTCTACCAATCAGGTACACCTTTAACATGCCTCAGATTACTAAAACAGATTCACGATTCACAGAGTAACATCAGTATCTTACTCAAATAAAAATGATGTTTCACATTACAATTAGATCTATCCACTgctgaatgaaaaataaaataaaataaaataaaaaatactgaTCATTACAAGGGATCATCAAAATTGAAATAAGCCCTTGAATTTAGCAACATGATCCAATGCTTAAATTATGTTGAATCAAACTTGCATATAGAATTTTTTTTACACCATACTGACAGTTGTAGTAACAATGCCCATTAGCATGCACTTGATGTACAAGAGATAATACAAAAATAAAGCCTCACTTAACTGAAACACTCTCTTAGCTTGTTTGGTACCTGATTCGTGCCTTTTCTTTTGCTCTTTTTCTTTACAGGTAACAGGATTTTGTTACCATCATCATCACATTTGGAGCTGTAAAAGGAAAGTCTCAATAGGAATTTGCAAGGACAAGTAAAGATTGTATGGAAAAGCTTGTGTTAGGAATTCTTAACAGAGGCAATATAAAATGTTCGACTAAGCATTTGCTCAGATCAAATAACTGTACAAGCAAAGCCTGCCTTTGGTGGTCTGgatcattcatatggtgggccggGCCCTACAATGGAGGAGCTAAGACAAAATCTCCCACATTAAATGTGAACCACTAGTTTTTGTCCACTTCCATTGATGGTGAGTGGGATCATGAGATAGGGGAGATATTCGGGCAGGGCTCATTCCCATGACCGGGCCCACCAGATCCACAGCTTTATACCTACCAAAAGGTAAGCCCCATTTATACCATCGTTGGTTCAAAGTCACCACTTTTTCAATCAAACATCAGCATACGTACATgcacccagtgttcgaaatatcggtatcgcacaatgtatcgcacccttgggatacagatacgtatcggttatcgcatgggatatatcgtttgtatcgcatagtttatcgcactttttggaaaacatggggaaacattagcaaaatggttgaatttttttatgaaactttggggattatttaaaaagaccttaatgcacacttttaaatcataaaatatcaaaaaaatagTGCACATAAtcaatttcctttgtataaggtaccAAGTTATGCGTCATCTTattaaactaaggtaaatatatttaaatatgatgcatccCATTTATAAATCCAAAGCTactaattttaggggtttataccaaaattgaagtaaatccaaagctcaagtggaccattacacaggaaacagtgtggaataatgatttccaccgttgaaaccttcctggggtccaaagtaatttttatttgtcatccaacctattcataagatgacaaagacatggatgaagagaaacgacaaacatcagcttgatccaaaacttctttggcctccaaaaaattttcaatggtagaggttcaatcaaaatgtttcctgtggtgtggtccagttgagattttaatttgctttgtTTTTACATCATGCACCCAAACGAGCGCACctctgagttgtacaaacagttcaaaggagatcaaagttacatggccccaccaataatgtatttattatatccacaccgttcatccatttggagagatcattttagatcacgaacccaaaaatgagtgacatccaaacctcaattggaccacaccacaaatagcagtgaggacaatgattctcaccgttataacattcgtagggtccaccataacgtttgttttccatccaatctgttcatgaggtcacaaagaccttgatgaataggaaaaacaaatatcatacgatccaaaacttttgcgaccccaaaagggtttcaatggtggacgttcaatatcccgctgcttttttccagtgtggtccacttgatctttggatctgtcttatttttcggataaagccttacgaggagctcgccaaatggacgaacggtttggatataatatatacctcatgatgggacccacataacttggtgacgtcaacacgtcGGTGACGTGCGATGCACGGGGCCCTTTTTtttcgaagcagagagggtttcggacgccggaaccctaaaatctctcccaaatgccGATTATTTCAACGATTTTGGCGGATTTTGCGGccaaatctctccaaatcaaAGGCTTCGATTCAAATGGCCCATCAAACACAGCTTCCGATTAGGCGATCTtctttacaggtaccgaaatctaccgtcgaaggtttttcttttttcttttttttttggataatgatgcTCTCCCAGGTGTGATATTCAAAGTCACCACTTTTTCAATCAAACATCAGCTACTACCTCTAACAGAATACCTTGCAAGCAGTAATATTAGCAGCCTTATCAAGCCAGCATCCACCATTATTTTCCATGCATTCATTTGTTTCTATATCTGTTTATTATCTGTTTATTATAATATTTCAAATAAGAAAAATGAACGTTAGGAATTGATCAACAAGCTATGATGAACAAAGAGATGCTTAGGAAACTGTTACCGACCTTCACACAAACAAACGGCTGGCTCAGTGGTCTCTTGGAAACCCACGCAGATGGCTTTGAGGACAACGCCATTGTCCAACTTACCTGAAAACAATTGGGAATTTTCAAGTCTACATTGATTTTTCTACATCTACCATGCCATACTGATGAAAATCACGAAAGGTGCGTTTG
This DNA window, taken from Magnolia sinica isolate HGM2019 chromosome 14, MsV1, whole genome shotgun sequence, encodes the following:
- the LOC131224917 gene encoding uncharacterized protein LOC131224917, giving the protein MFLRGTVISAGAFSLKPQLTFLKLFQLLSPTCFDSTFDIDAGFAIRVCENLPIVLCGNKVDVKNRQVKGKQVTFHRKKNLQYYEISAKSNYNFEKPFLLSCWEACRVMKKNLFLLLIEDQIFTFDSVVDSDFTQVRSSDHTQSTKVLHLALYKFRLYLNLNLNLFMDSFLAGYMHCFGAYMYLMDDKDKELLKLYNFVCASACNFYKAIMLIGKEGSKGYWKGYLAQEVATGENGSDSSLDFGLGKVTDLRIKQLHSDITYLIAKQESKLALGNGSFVEVVLRLGTYDGKSQPEVGDS